The Pseudomonas kermanshahensis genome includes a window with the following:
- the nusB gene encoding transcription antitermination factor NusB codes for MISDESDRFNPRDPKPADAGKPSKSAKRREARKLATQALYQWHMARQSVNEIEAQFRVDNDFTDVDGAYFREILHGVPTKKDEIDAALKPCLALALEELDPVELAVLRLSTWELMMRADVPYRVVINEGVELAKVFGATDGHKFVNGVLDKLAPSLREAEVKANKR; via the coding sequence GTGATTAGCGACGAAAGCGATCGTTTCAACCCGCGCGATCCAAAACCTGCGGATGCCGGCAAGCCCTCGAAGAGCGCCAAGCGCCGCGAAGCCCGCAAGCTCGCGACTCAGGCGCTGTACCAGTGGCACATGGCGCGTCAGTCGGTGAACGAGATCGAAGCGCAGTTCCGGGTCGATAACGATTTCACCGATGTCGATGGCGCCTACTTCCGCGAAATCCTGCATGGGGTTCCGACCAAGAAGGACGAGATCGACGCGGCCCTGAAGCCTTGCCTGGCGCTCGCGCTGGAAGAGCTCGACCCGGTTGAACTGGCTGTGCTGCGGTTGTCCACCTGGGAACTGATGATGCGCGCCGATGTGCCGTACCGTGTCGTGATCAACGAAGGTGTCGAGCTGGCCAAGGTCTTCGGTGCCACCGACGGCCACAAGTTCGTCAACGGCGTGCTGGACAAGCTCGCCCCTTCGCTGCGCGAAGCGGAAGTCAAGGCGAACAAGCGCTGA
- a CDS encoding YbaY family lipoprotein has protein sequence MHYRALVVLCCAALLAACGSDQPKPDQGQAPAPAKVAKKAQPLGPLPAYQRELSGTLLEIPAGADVELALLVIDERDRPQRLLASSNLTGTGQALPYQLRFNPEAFPAGARVELRGRASSSGQLIMHLPPVRIAQPQTQATGPLRFEKAP, from the coding sequence ATGCACTATCGAGCGCTCGTCGTGCTGTGCTGCGCCGCCCTGCTTGCCGCTTGCGGTAGCGACCAGCCCAAGCCCGATCAAGGCCAGGCGCCTGCGCCAGCCAAAGTGGCCAAGAAGGCCCAACCGCTTGGCCCGCTGCCCGCCTACCAGCGCGAGCTGAGCGGTACTTTGCTGGAAATCCCGGCCGGCGCCGACGTGGAGCTGGCCCTGCTGGTGATCGACGAACGCGACCGCCCGCAACGCCTGCTGGCCAGCAGCAACCTGACTGGCACCGGGCAGGCGCTGCCTTATCAGTTGCGCTTCAACCCCGAAGCCTTCCCGGCCGGTGCCCGCGTCGAACTGCGCGGCCGCGCCAGCAGCTCCGGGCAGTTGATCATGCACCTGCCCCCTGTGCGCATCGCCCAGCCGCAAACCCAGGCCACCGGCCCGCTGCGTTTCGAGAAGGCACCGTAA
- the thiL gene encoding thiamine-phosphate kinase, producing MGEFELISHFFAAAPCAQGGEGVALGIGDDCALLDVPVGEQLAVSTDTLVAGVHFPAVCDPLLLGQRSLAVAASDLAAMGATPIGFTLALTLPEVSADWLQAYADGLNRMARQCQLSLIGGDTTRGPLSITLTVFGRVPAAQALRRGGARPGDLLCVGGELGNAAGALPLVLGERQADAALAQPLLDHYWSPSPQFTLGQLLRGRATAALDISDGLLADCGHIAKASRVALEVNLDQVPVSSALQGFLGHEAAVQAALTGGDDYVLAFTLPPAQLSSLQAQGLATFHVIGRVLEGQGVSLRDGQGQDITPRQRGYQHFRETP from the coding sequence ATGGGTGAGTTCGAGCTGATCAGCCATTTCTTTGCCGCCGCGCCCTGTGCGCAAGGCGGTGAAGGCGTGGCCCTGGGCATCGGTGATGACTGCGCGCTGCTGGATGTGCCTGTTGGCGAGCAACTGGCGGTGTCCACCGACACCCTGGTGGCCGGCGTGCATTTCCCCGCGGTCTGCGACCCTCTGCTGCTCGGCCAGCGCTCGCTGGCCGTGGCGGCCAGTGACCTGGCGGCGATGGGCGCTACCCCCATCGGCTTCACCCTTGCCCTGACCCTACCCGAGGTCAGCGCCGACTGGCTGCAAGCCTACGCTGACGGCCTCAACCGTATGGCCCGGCAGTGCCAGTTGAGCCTGATTGGCGGTGACACCACCCGTGGCCCCTTGAGCATCACCCTGACCGTGTTCGGCCGCGTGCCGGCCGCGCAGGCGTTGCGCCGTGGCGGTGCCCGCCCGGGTGACCTGCTGTGTGTGGGCGGTGAACTGGGCAACGCTGCGGGCGCCTTGCCGCTGGTCCTGGGCGAGCGCCAGGCCGATGCTGCCCTTGCCCAGCCGTTGCTCGACCACTACTGGTCGCCCTCGCCGCAATTCACCTTGGGGCAACTGTTGCGCGGGCGTGCTACGGCCGCACTGGATATTTCCGACGGCCTGCTGGCCGACTGCGGGCATATCGCCAAGGCGTCCCGCGTGGCGCTCGAGGTGAACCTGGACCAGGTGCCGGTGTCATCCGCTTTGCAGGGCTTTCTCGGTCATGAGGCTGCCGTGCAGGCTGCCTTGACCGGGGGTGACGACTATGTGCTGGCGTTCACCTTGCCGCCGGCTCAGCTTTCATCCCTGCAGGCCCAAGGCCTGGCGACGTTCCATGTCATCGGGCGAGTGCTTGAAGGCCAGGGCGTCAGCCTGCGGGACGGGCAGGGCCAGGACATCACCCCGCGGCAACGCGGCTATCAACATTTTAGGGAGACACCGTGA
- a CDS encoding MFS transporter — MTRAEVKRRLALAWWQYLAMGLVPLPVMAWAFGGGDALIPVLAMPLFIAGAATMFLSLPRFGAYKRALIATSKVLGSTEEPAAWITLARVRRMAMLYACFPAWVAALSVLVGLEAVPQILLVLSTVVVLYLYRIPRQLG, encoded by the coding sequence GTGACCCGCGCCGAGGTAAAGCGGCGCCTGGCACTGGCCTGGTGGCAATACCTGGCGATGGGCCTGGTGCCGCTGCCAGTGATGGCCTGGGCGTTTGGTGGCGGTGATGCGTTGATCCCGGTGCTGGCCATGCCACTGTTCATCGCGGGTGCGGCGACCATGTTCCTTAGCCTGCCGCGCTTCGGTGCCTACAAGCGTGCGCTGATCGCGACCTCCAAGGTGCTCGGCAGCACCGAAGAGCCGGCAGCCTGGATCACCCTGGCGCGGGTGCGGCGCATGGCCATGCTGTATGCCTGCTTCCCCGCCTGGGTTGCCGCGCTGTCGGTGCTGGTGGGGCTGGAGGCCGTACCGCAAATCCTTTTGGTGCTGTCCACCGTGGTGGTGCTCTACCTGTACCGCATCCCACGTCAGCTGGGCTGA
- a CDS encoding riboflavin synthase, translating to MFTGIIESIGTIRSMTPKGGDVRVYVETGKLDLGDVKLGDSIAVNGVCLTAVELPGNGFWADVSVETLKRTAFIDLKSGSKVNLEKALTPTTRLGGHLVSGHVDGVGEIISRSDNARAIQFRVRAPKELAKYIAHKGSITVDGTSLTVNEVNGAEFELTIVPHTLSETIMADYRAGRRVNLEVDLLARYLERLLLGDKAAEPSKGSGITESFLAANGFLKS from the coding sequence ATGTTCACCGGCATCATCGAATCCATCGGCACCATTCGCAGCATGACCCCCAAGGGCGGCGACGTGCGCGTCTACGTCGAGACCGGCAAGCTCGACCTGGGTGACGTCAAGCTTGGCGACAGCATCGCCGTCAACGGCGTGTGCCTGACCGCCGTCGAGCTGCCGGGCAATGGGTTCTGGGCCGACGTCAGCGTCGAGACCCTCAAGCGCACCGCCTTCATCGACCTCAAGAGCGGCAGCAAGGTCAACCTGGAAAAAGCCCTGACCCCCACCACCCGCCTGGGCGGTCACCTGGTCAGCGGCCACGTCGACGGCGTCGGCGAAATCATCTCGCGCAGCGATAACGCCCGCGCCATCCAGTTCCGCGTGCGTGCACCCAAGGAGCTGGCCAAGTACATCGCCCACAAGGGTTCGATCACCGTCGACGGCACCAGCCTGACGGTCAATGAGGTCAATGGCGCCGAATTCGAGCTGACCATTGTCCCGCACACCCTGTCCGAAACCATCATGGCCGACTACCGCGCAGGTCGTCGGGTCAACCTTGAGGTCGACCTGCTGGCCCGTTACCTGGAGCGTCTGCTGCTGGGTGACAAGGCGGCCGAACCGAGCAAGGGCAGTGGCATTACCGAAAGCTTCCTGGCCGCCAACGGCTTCTTGAAATCCTGA
- the nrdR gene encoding transcriptional regulator NrdR has protein sequence MHCPFCGANDTKVIDSRLVAEGEQVRRRRECVACGERFTTFETAELVLPRLIKQDGTRQPFDEDKLRAGMQRALEKRPVSVERLEAALAHIKSRLRATGEREVKSLVVGEMVMAELRKLDEVAYIRFASVYRRFQDLDEFREEIDRLAREPAKE, from the coding sequence ATGCACTGTCCCTTTTGCGGTGCCAACGACACCAAGGTCATCGACTCTCGTCTTGTCGCCGAGGGCGAGCAAGTGCGCCGCCGCCGCGAGTGCGTTGCCTGCGGCGAGCGTTTCACTACCTTCGAAACCGCCGAACTGGTGCTGCCCCGGCTGATCAAGCAGGACGGCACGCGCCAGCCTTTCGACGAAGACAAGTTGCGTGCAGGCATGCAGCGGGCGCTGGAAAAACGCCCGGTCAGCGTCGAGCGCCTGGAAGCGGCGCTGGCGCACATCAAGAGCCGCCTGCGTGCCACCGGCGAGCGCGAGGTCAAGTCACTGGTGGTGGGTGAAATGGTGATGGCCGAGCTGCGCAAGCTCGACGAGGTAGCCTATATCCGCTTCGCCTCGGTCTACCGACGCTTCCAGGACCTCGACGAATTCCGCGAAGAAATCGACCGCCTGGCCCGTGAGCCAGCTAAAGAGTGA
- the trxA gene encoding thioredoxin, with protein sequence MSQDTPYIFDATDATFQQLVIENSFHKPVLVDFWAEWCAPCKALMPLLAKIAEGYQGELLLAKINCDVEQQVVAQFGIRSLPTVVLFKDGQPVDGFAGAQPESAIRALLEPHVQMPAPPAASPLEQAKALFAESRFAEAEALLQALLGEDNSNAEALILYARCLAERGELGEAQVVLDAVKTDEHKAALAGAKAQLTFLRQAASLPEVADLKSRLAQNPEDDEAAYQLSIQQLARQQYEAALEGLLKLFKRNRGYENGLPQKAMLQVFELLGGDHPLVSVYRRKLSSALF encoded by the coding sequence ATGAGCCAAGACACGCCGTACATTTTCGACGCCACCGATGCCACCTTCCAGCAATTGGTCATCGAAAACTCCTTCCACAAACCGGTCCTGGTGGACTTCTGGGCTGAGTGGTGCGCGCCCTGCAAGGCGCTGATGCCACTGCTGGCGAAAATCGCCGAGGGTTACCAGGGCGAGCTGCTGCTGGCCAAGATCAACTGCGACGTAGAGCAGCAGGTGGTCGCCCAGTTCGGCATTCGCAGCCTGCCGACCGTGGTGCTGTTCAAAGACGGCCAGCCGGTCGACGGTTTTGCCGGGGCGCAGCCGGAGTCGGCAATCCGCGCGCTGCTCGAACCGCACGTGCAGATGCCGGCCCCGCCCGCCGCATCGCCGCTGGAGCAGGCCAAGGCGCTGTTCGCCGAAAGCCGCTTCGCCGAGGCCGAAGCACTGCTCCAGGCGCTGCTGGGTGAAGACAACAGCAATGCTGAGGCGCTGATCCTGTACGCCCGTTGCCTGGCTGAGCGGGGCGAGCTGGGCGAGGCCCAGGTGGTGCTGGACGCGGTCAAGACCGACGAGCACAAGGCAGCCCTGGCCGGTGCCAAGGCACAGCTGACCTTCCTGCGCCAGGCTGCCAGCCTGCCAGAAGTCGCCGACCTGAAGAGCCGCCTGGCGCAGAACCCAGAGGACGATGAAGCGGCCTACCAGTTGAGCATTCAGCAACTGGCCCGCCAGCAGTACGAGGCGGCGCTGGAGGGTTTGTTGAAGCTGTTCAAGCGCAACCGCGGCTACGAGAACGGGTTGCCGCAGAAGGCGATGTTGCAGGTGTTCGAACTGCTGGGCGGTGATCATCCGCTGGTGAGCGTCTACCGCCGCAAGCTGTCTTCAGCCCTGTTCTGA
- the ribBA gene encoding bifunctional 3,4-dihydroxy-2-butanone-4-phosphate synthase/GTP cyclohydrolase II has translation MALNSIEELVEDIRQGKMVILMDDEDRENEGDIIMAAECCLPEHINFMAKHARGLICMPMTRERCETLKLPLMAPRNGSGFGTKFTVSIEAAEGVTTGISAADRARTVQAAAAKDAKAEDIVSPGHIFPLMAQPGGTLARAGHTEAACDLARMAGFEPSGVICEVMNDDGTMSRRAELEVFAAEHGLKIGTIADLIHYRMIHERTVQRVSEQPVESELGEFNLVTYRDAVEGDVHMALTLGKICAEEPTLVRVHNMDPLRDLLLVKQPGRWSLRAAMAAVAEAGSGVVLLLGHPLDGDVLLAHIRESAGDAPTKAPTTYSTVGAGSQILRDLGVRKMRLMSSPMKFNAISGFDLEVVEYVPSE, from the coding sequence GTGGCGCTCAACAGCATCGAAGAACTGGTCGAAGACATCCGCCAGGGCAAAATGGTCATCCTCATGGATGACGAAGACCGCGAAAACGAAGGCGACATCATCATGGCAGCCGAGTGCTGCCTGCCTGAGCACATCAATTTCATGGCCAAGCACGCCCGCGGCTTGATCTGCATGCCGATGACCCGTGAGCGCTGCGAAACGCTGAAGCTGCCGCTGATGGCGCCGCGCAACGGGTCCGGCTTCGGCACCAAGTTCACCGTGTCGATCGAAGCCGCCGAAGGCGTCACCACCGGTATTTCCGCTGCCGACCGCGCGCGTACCGTGCAAGCGGCCGCGGCCAAGGACGCCAAGGCCGAAGACATCGTCAGCCCGGGCCACATCTTCCCGCTGATGGCCCAGCCCGGCGGCACCCTGGCCCGTGCCGGCCACACCGAAGCCGCCTGCGACCTGGCGCGCATGGCAGGCTTCGAGCCGAGCGGCGTGATCTGCGAAGTGATGAACGATGACGGCACTATGTCGCGCCGTGCCGAGCTTGAAGTGTTCGCCGCCGAGCATGGCCTGAAGATCGGCACCATCGCCGACCTGATCCACTACCGCATGATCCACGAACGTACCGTGCAGCGCGTTTCCGAGCAGCCGGTCGAAAGCGAATTGGGCGAGTTCAACCTGGTCACCTACCGCGACGCGGTGGAAGGCGACGTGCACATGGCCCTGACCCTGGGCAAAATCTGCGCTGAAGAGCCGACCCTGGTACGCGTGCACAACATGGACCCGCTGCGCGACCTGCTGCTGGTCAAGCAGCCGGGCCGCTGGAGCCTGCGCGCGGCCATGGCTGCCGTGGCCGAGGCCGGCAGCGGCGTGGTGCTGCTGCTGGGCCACCCGCTGGACGGCGACGTGCTGCTGGCGCACATCCGCGAAAGCGCGGGTGATGCACCGACCAAGGCACCGACCACCTACAGCACCGTCGGCGCCGGTTCGCAGATCCTGCGCGACCTCGGTGTGCGCAAGATGCGCCTGATGAGTTCGCCGATGAAGTTCAATGCGATATCCGGATTCGATCTGGAAGTTGTAGAATACGTGCCCTCCGAGTGA
- a CDS encoding phosphatidylglycerophosphatase A, translating to MTDHPNQVPAEFVPPSVWRNPWHFIAFGFGSGTLPKAPGTWGSLVAIPFIPLWQMLPDWGYWLLLGITMLFGFWLCGKVANDLRVHDHEGIVWDEMVGMWITLWLVPEGWQWLLAGFLMFRFFDILKPWPIRWIDRHVHGGVGIMLDDILAGVFAWLGMQVLVWAVA from the coding sequence GTGACCGATCACCCCAATCAGGTGCCTGCGGAGTTCGTTCCGCCCTCGGTCTGGCGCAACCCCTGGCACTTCATCGCCTTCGGCTTCGGTTCCGGCACTTTGCCCAAGGCGCCGGGCACCTGGGGTTCGCTGGTGGCCATCCCCTTCATTCCGCTGTGGCAGATGCTGCCGGATTGGGGCTACTGGTTGCTGCTGGGCATTACCATGCTGTTTGGCTTCTGGCTGTGCGGCAAGGTCGCCAATGACTTGCGCGTTCACGATCATGAAGGCATTGTTTGGGACGAGATGGTCGGCATGTGGATCACCCTCTGGCTGGTGCCAGAAGGCTGGCAATGGTTGCTGGCAGGGTTCCTGATGTTCCGTTTCTTCGACATCCTCAAGCCGTGGCCGATTCGCTGGATCGACCGCCATGTGCATGGCGGGGTCGGGATCATGCTCGACGATATCCTGGCCGGCGTGTTCGCTTGGTTGGGCATGCAAGTTCTGGTGTGGGCGGTTGCCTGA
- a CDS encoding class I SAM-dependent methyltransferase, translating to MAPLALQQALSGLIGEARLVVSDLPDCELKLWLIDDQNMDRAFSSEETRRILEEPPYWSFCWASGLAMARYLAAHPAWVAGKRVLDFGAGSGIAGIAAARAGALEVVACDLDPLALDACRANAALNGVELGYSNDFFAEDDRFDLILVADVLYDRANLPLLDAFLGRGRQALVADSRVRDFSHPLYQQLGVLDALTLPDLAEPHEFRRVSLYHASREPL from the coding sequence GTGGCGCCACTGGCACTGCAACAGGCCCTCAGTGGCCTGATCGGCGAAGCGCGCCTGGTGGTCAGCGACCTGCCTGACTGCGAATTGAAACTGTGGCTGATCGACGACCAGAACATGGACCGCGCCTTCAGCAGCGAAGAAACCCGGCGCATTCTCGAAGAACCTCCGTACTGGAGCTTCTGCTGGGCCAGCGGCCTGGCCATGGCCCGCTACCTGGCCGCACACCCGGCATGGGTGGCGGGCAAGCGTGTGCTCGATTTTGGCGCGGGCAGCGGCATCGCCGGCATTGCCGCAGCCCGCGCAGGCGCCCTTGAAGTGGTGGCGTGCGACCTCGACCCACTGGCCCTTGACGCCTGCCGCGCCAACGCCGCGTTGAACGGGGTGGAGCTCGGCTACAGCAACGATTTTTTCGCCGAGGACGACCGCTTCGACCTGATTCTGGTCGCCGATGTGCTGTATGACCGCGCCAACCTGCCACTGCTCGATGCCTTCCTCGGCCGCGGTCGCCAGGCGCTGGTGGCCGACTCGCGGGTTCGCGACTTCAGCCACCCGCTGTACCAACAATTGGGCGTGCTCGACGCGCTGACCCTGCCGGACCTGGCCGAGCCCCACGAATTCCGCCGGGTCAGCCTGTACCACGCCAGCCGCGAGCCTTTATAG
- the ribD gene encoding bifunctional diaminohydroxyphosphoribosylaminopyrimidine deaminase/5-amino-6-(5-phosphoribosylamino)uracil reductase RibD: MPSQTAILDAHYMARALELARKGIYSTHPNPRVGCVIVRDGEVVGEGWHVRAGEPHAEVHALRQAGERARGACAYVTLEPCSHHGRTPPCAEALVKAGVARVVAAMQDPNPQVAGQGLRRLAEAGIEVSSGVLEAEARALNPGFLKRMEHGLPFVRAKLAMSLDGRTAMASGESQWITGPAARAAVQRLRARSSVVLTSAASVLADNARMTVRGAELGLDDETLALALSRTPLRVLIDGRLRLPLDAPFFQAGPALVVTAAAEAPRYAEAGHELLSLPGTDGQVDLPALMGVLAARGVNEILLEAGAGLAGAFARQGLIDEYQLFVAGTFLGSQARPLLDWPLAKMSEAPRLKITEMRAVGDDWRVTAIPLPAPGV, translated from the coding sequence ATGCCCAGCCAGACCGCGATCCTCGATGCCCACTACATGGCCCGCGCCCTGGAGCTGGCCCGCAAGGGTATTTACAGCACCCACCCCAACCCGCGTGTGGGGTGCGTGATCGTGCGCGATGGCGAGGTGGTCGGCGAAGGCTGGCACGTGCGCGCTGGCGAGCCCCATGCCGAGGTGCATGCCCTGCGCCAGGCCGGTGAACGCGCCCGCGGCGCTTGCGCCTATGTCACCCTCGAACCGTGCAGCCACCATGGCCGCACGCCGCCGTGCGCCGAAGCGCTGGTCAAGGCTGGCGTGGCCCGCGTGGTGGCCGCGATGCAAGACCCCAACCCGCAAGTGGCGGGGCAGGGGCTGCGGCGCCTGGCAGAGGCCGGTATCGAGGTCAGCAGCGGAGTGCTTGAAGCTGAGGCCCGCGCGCTCAACCCAGGTTTTCTCAAGCGCATGGAGCATGGCCTGCCGTTTGTCAGGGCCAAGCTGGCCATGAGCCTGGACGGCCGCACGGCCATGGCCAGCGGCGAAAGCCAGTGGATTACCGGCCCTGCCGCCCGCGCTGCGGTTCAGCGGCTGCGCGCGCGCTCCAGTGTGGTGCTCACCAGCGCCGCCAGCGTGCTGGCCGACAATGCGCGTATGACGGTACGGGGCGCAGAGCTGGGCCTGGACGACGAAACCCTCGCCCTGGCCTTGAGCCGCACGCCGTTGCGCGTGCTGATCGATGGCCGCCTGCGCCTGCCGCTGGATGCGCCGTTCTTCCAGGCCGGCCCGGCCCTGGTGGTGACGGCCGCCGCTGAAGCGCCTCGTTACGCCGAGGCAGGCCATGAGCTGTTGAGCCTGCCAGGCACCGATGGCCAGGTCGATCTGCCCGCGTTGATGGGTGTGCTGGCCGCGCGTGGCGTCAACGAGATTCTGCTGGAAGCCGGCGCAGGCCTGGCTGGCGCGTTCGCCCGGCAAGGCCTGATCGACGAATACCAGTTGTTCGTCGCCGGCACCTTCCTGGGTTCCCAGGCCCGCCCGCTGCTGGACTGGCCCCTGGCGAAGATGAGCGAAGCACCGCGACTGAAAATTACCGAAATGCGCGCAGTGGGCGATGACTGGCGGGTCACGGCCATCCCCCTGCCGGCGCCCGGCGTATAA
- the ribA gene encoding GTP cyclohydrolase II, with protein MPVVFVAASKLPTPFATFTMHGFLEEATGREHVVLSLGDIADGEPVLGRLHSECLTGDALFSQRCDCGSQLEAALQAIAREGRGVLLYLRQEGRGIGLLNKIRAYELQDGGADTVEANERLGFAADQRDYAICLPMLEHLGVKSLRLMTNNPRKVKALTDMNIVVAERVPLHTGHNPHNRYYLATKAGKLGHMLGNEHQGEVPQA; from the coding sequence GTGCCCGTCGTCTTTGTTGCCGCCTCTAAACTCCCGACCCCGTTCGCGACTTTCACCATGCACGGCTTCCTCGAAGAAGCCACCGGCCGTGAGCACGTGGTGCTCAGCCTGGGTGATATCGCTGACGGTGAACCGGTGTTGGGGCGCCTGCACTCCGAGTGCCTGACCGGCGATGCCCTGTTCAGCCAGCGCTGCGACTGCGGTTCGCAACTGGAAGCTGCCCTGCAGGCCATCGCACGTGAAGGCCGTGGTGTGCTGTTGTACCTGCGTCAGGAAGGCCGTGGCATCGGCCTGTTGAACAAGATCCGCGCCTATGAGCTGCAGGACGGTGGTGCCGACACGGTCGAAGCCAACGAGCGCCTGGGCTTTGCTGCCGACCAGCGTGACTACGCCATCTGCCTGCCGATGCTCGAACACTTGGGGGTGAAATCCCTGCGCCTGATGACCAACAACCCGCGCAAGGTCAAGGCACTGACCGACATGAACATCGTCGTCGCCGAACGCGTGCCGCTGCACACCGGCCATAACCCGCACAACCGCTACTACCTGGCGACCAAAGCCGGCAAGCTCGGCCACATGCTGGGCAACGAACACCAGGGCGAGGTGCCTCAGGCGTGA
- a CDS encoding substrate-binding periplasmic protein, with translation MAIRTVLLAMLLGCAPWVGAAESVPKQVHLVSEEWLDYTNANGTGVAWDVLRKVFEPAGVKVVTQSAPYSRAVGLVKRGEADAWVGSYKGESKDNLYPRWHFDMDHIYALGLASKPAPTPSTVGQYRLAWVRGYDYASYLPNAHDYREIQRREGILPMLEHDRVDFYIDALTEVDYVLGQASEPARFRKSHVAELPLYLAFANNGEAKALRELFDKRMAELVRSGELKPIFEHWKQPYPFTADSKPL, from the coding sequence ATGGCCATAAGGACGGTGCTGTTGGCAATGCTGCTGGGTTGTGCTCCCTGGGTGGGGGCGGCCGAAAGTGTGCCGAAGCAGGTCCATCTGGTTAGCGAAGAGTGGCTCGACTACACCAACGCCAACGGTACCGGGGTTGCCTGGGATGTGCTGCGCAAGGTGTTCGAGCCGGCCGGGGTCAAGGTCGTTACGCAGAGCGCGCCCTACAGCCGTGCAGTGGGGCTGGTAAAGCGGGGCGAAGCTGATGCCTGGGTAGGCTCCTACAAGGGCGAGAGCAAGGATAATCTCTACCCGCGCTGGCACTTCGATATGGACCACATCTATGCCTTGGGGCTTGCCAGCAAGCCGGCGCCTACGCCGAGCACGGTTGGCCAGTATCGCCTGGCTTGGGTGCGTGGCTACGACTACGCCAGCTACTTGCCCAATGCCCATGACTACCGCGAGATTCAACGCCGTGAAGGCATTTTGCCGATGCTCGAGCACGACCGTGTGGACTTCTACATCGATGCGCTGACCGAGGTCGACTACGTGCTTGGCCAGGCGTCGGAGCCTGCACGCTTTCGTAAAAGCCACGTCGCCGAACTGCCGTTGTACCTGGCGTTCGCCAATAACGGTGAGGCCAAGGCACTGCGGGAACTGTTCGACAAGCGTATGGCCGAGCTGGTGCGCAGCGGTGAATTGAAGCCAATTTTCGAACACTGGAAGCAACCGTATCCCTTCACTGCCGACAGCAAGCCGCTGTAG
- the ribE gene encoding 6,7-dimethyl-8-ribityllumazine synthase produces the protein MTLKTIEGTFIAPKGRYALVVGRFNSFVVESLVSGAVDALVRHGVSESDITIIRAPGAFEIPLVAQKVAQQGAYDAIIALGAVIRGGTPHFEYVAGECTKGLAQVSMEFGVPVAFGVLTVDSIEQAIERSGTKAGNKGAEAALSALEMVSLLAQLEAK, from the coding sequence ATGACCCTGAAGACCATCGAAGGTACCTTCATCGCCCCCAAAGGTCGCTATGCTTTGGTGGTTGGCCGCTTCAACAGCTTCGTCGTCGAAAGCCTGGTAAGCGGTGCCGTTGATGCCCTGGTACGCCACGGTGTCAGCGAAAGCGACATCACCATCATCCGTGCCCCGGGCGCGTTCGAAATCCCGCTGGTGGCACAGAAGGTCGCCCAGCAAGGCGCGTACGACGCGATCATCGCCCTGGGCGCCGTGATCCGCGGTGGTACCCCGCACTTCGAATACGTGGCGGGCGAATGCACCAAGGGCCTGGCCCAGGTGTCCATGGAGTTCGGTGTTCCGGTGGCCTTCGGCGTTCTGACCGTCGACTCCATCGAGCAGGCCATCGAGCGTTCCGGCACCAAAGCCGGCAACAAAGGTGCTGAAGCTGCCCTGTCCGCTCTGGAAATGGTCAGTCTGCTGGCGCAGTTGGAGGCCAAGTGA